A stretch of Mya arenaria isolate MELC-2E11 chromosome 14, ASM2691426v1 DNA encodes these proteins:
- the LOC128217853 gene encoding uncharacterized protein LOC128217853, with protein sequence MASKFESSIQRGCDFIHDFSCSPCEENGFNTEADHYCTQCTKYYCQNCVLKHDVLYQKHAVLGRKDVKKWEAAPGAVDALERCGMHPGEALKLVCADHDQLCCHVCVAVDHRQCSKIHPIPDVAKGIQRNIEFQQIPKKIAELEKQFELMKEARMKNTTSLKKTRAAISDELKTIRKKINDIIDKIERATLQDVDGIIAKLEKNIKKDIETCDKMTIELQNMIAAVQTKSKSSESKSYIAYRKSQDMISRANDHLRGISVIECYNVTFQANNLIEELLSAVKTFGAIEEQTVMTKQRKDPLSDPNHVFSVAAYKEYNVEMSDGEGECVILGICELPSGEFVIADRNNCKVKLLDKEYRVLDHCDVPEYQRDVCHIDGNEVAVCVDSGYADRRGLYFINATKGKLVYTSKLSFTHRCYAAAHHGGQLYISSGNALYVYTMSGQKVKMLYEDKFGRMTVRKCGISNDGKTIYITNSGKHKLITLDNKGNKLDLLTDPDMKHPTGVHVTPAGHVFVCCKDSNTVLQVDKDGKKKLATLARKEDGLNLPQELFFSSRTSSLIVGGWNGTLLVIKLI encoded by the exons CCAAAATTGTGTTCTGAAACATGACGTATTATATCAGAAGCACGCAGTTCTCGGCCGGAAGGACGTGAAGAAATGGGAGGCAGCCCCAGGGGCGGTGGACGCCCTGGAGAGATGCGGGATGCATCCCGGGGAGGCACTGAAGTTGGTATGTGCCGACCATGACCAGCTGTGCTGCCATGTGTGTGTCGCCGTGGACCACAG ACAATGTTCCAAAATCCATCCCATTCCAGATGTAGCAAAAGGTATTCAGAGAaatattgagtttcaacaaattcCAAAGAAGATAGCTGAACTTGAAAAGCAATTCGAGCTGATGAAAGAAGCAAGAATGAAGAATACGACATCTCTAAAAAAGACGCGGGCAGCCATTTCTGATGAATTAAAAACCATACGTAAAAAGATCAACGACATCATTGACAAGATTGAGAGGGCAACTTTACAGGACGTGGACGGAATAATAGctaaacttgaaaaaaatattaagaaagatATCGAAACTTGTGATAAAATGACTATCGAACTGCAAAACATGATTGCCGctgttcaaacaaaatcaaaatcaagcgagtcaaaatcatatattgCGTACAGAAAGAGCCAGGATATGATTTCACGGGCAAACGATCATCTTCGTGGCATATCAGTCATTGAGTGTTACAATGTAACATTTCAAGCCAATAACCTTATAGAAGAACTTTTATCTGCAGTAAAGACCTTTGGAGCGATTGAAGAACAAACTGTTATGACCAAACAGCGAAAAGATCCCCTTTCCGATCCAAACCACGTCTTCAGTGTTGCAGCGTACAAGGAGTACAACGTGGAGATGAGTGATGGCGAAGGTGAATGTGTTATCCTTGGCATATGTGAATTGCCTAGTGGAGAGTTTGTAATAGCAGACAGGAATAATTGTAAAGTGAAGCTCCTGGACAAGGAGTACAGGGTGCTCGACCACTGTGATGTCCCGGAGTATCAACGGGACGTGTGCCACATTGACGGAAATGAAGTGGCCGTTTGTGTTGACAGTGGTTATGCTGATAGACGAGgactttatttcattaatgcTACGAAAGGGAAATTAGTATATACGAGCAAGTTAAGCTTCACCCATAGATGTTATGCCGCAGCTCATCATGGTGGCCAACTTTACATATCCTCCGGTAACGCCCTGTACGTCTACACGATGTCGGGACAGAAGGTGAAGATGCTGTACGAGGACAAGTTTGGGCGTATGACGGTGCGGAAATGTGGTATCAGTAACGACGGGAAGACAATCTACATTACAAACTCCGGTAAACATAAACTGATCACCCTGGACAACAAGGGTAACAAGCTGGACTTACTAACTGACCCCGACATGAAACATCCTACCGGAGTACACGTGACACCTGCTGGACACGTGTTCGTCTGCTGCAAAGACTCCAACACAGTGTTGCAGGTTGACAAAGACGGAAAGAAGAAGTTGGCCACCCTGGCAAGGAAAGAAGACGGACTGAACTTACCCCAGGAATTATTTTTCAGCAGCCGCACTTCCTCTCTGATTGTTGGTGGATGGAACGGCACACTTCTTGTTatcaagttaatttaa